In a single window of the Leptospira barantonii genome:
- the xerD gene encoding site-specific tyrosine recombinase XerD has product MTSSHNNLLQNFQEYLSVEKGLSDNSIYSYGYDLNKFKNFLEKEHIDFLEVQANDIMRFLNEEKDRKISSKTIAREVVAIRQFYKFLKDEKKLDTNPTEKIETPEVMRSIPDYLTQEEIEELFASIKEDNLYELRDKCIFELLYSSGLRISEACNLRLSDMDLEGMTLTVEGKGGRQRLVPFGEKSLDILNRYLKQSRPFILKARNCEYLFVSKKGSYINRKSVWRLLNHYIKRTNIAKKVTPHTLRHSFATHLLENHADLKSVQELLGHIDISTTQIYTHMANKTLKEVHKKFHPRG; this is encoded by the coding sequence GTGACATCTTCACATAACAACCTACTTCAAAATTTCCAGGAATATCTCTCCGTAGAAAAGGGATTAAGCGACAATTCGATTTACTCCTACGGATACGATTTGAACAAGTTTAAGAACTTCCTGGAAAAGGAACACATAGATTTTCTTGAAGTTCAGGCCAACGATATCATGCGTTTTTTGAACGAGGAAAAGGATCGAAAGATCAGTTCCAAGACGATCGCCAGAGAAGTCGTCGCCATCCGCCAGTTTTACAAGTTTTTAAAGGACGAGAAAAAACTCGATACCAACCCGACCGAAAAAATCGAAACCCCCGAGGTGATGCGGAGTATTCCGGATTATCTGACTCAGGAGGAAATCGAAGAATTGTTCGCAAGCATCAAAGAGGACAATCTCTACGAACTCAGAGACAAGTGCATTTTCGAATTGTTATATTCTTCCGGTCTTCGTATCTCGGAAGCCTGCAATCTAAGATTGAGCGACATGGATCTTGAAGGAATGACTCTTACCGTGGAAGGAAAGGGCGGACGTCAAAGACTGGTTCCTTTCGGCGAAAAATCCTTGGACATTCTCAATCGTTATCTCAAACAAAGTCGCCCGTTCATTCTCAAGGCGAGAAATTGCGAATACCTTTTCGTTTCCAAAAAAGGTTCTTACATCAACCGCAAATCCGTTTGGAGACTTCTCAATCATTACATCAAAAGAACGAATATCGCGAAAAAAGTGACTCCGCACACTTTGAGACATTCCTTTGCGACGCACTTGTTGGAAAACCACGCGGACCTCAAATCGGTTCAGGAACTTTTGGGTCACATCGATATTTCTACGACTCAGATTTATACGCACATGGCCAATAAAACTCTGAAGGAAGTTCATAAGAAATTTCATCCAAGAGGATGA
- a CDS encoding ATP-binding protein, with translation MDSGKKKNFENLFRLQIPSHPRYLSIIRSLVYNLAFENGFTTSDSADLKLAVGECLLNVIKHSYGGKKNLPIFVEINLFDNRMEIRIRDFGSQKNLSEIRGYEPNDYREEGIGLYLVKKLTDHFYLDQSLPEGNRLILTKLK, from the coding sequence ATGGATTCCGGTAAAAAGAAAAACTTCGAAAATCTGTTTCGACTGCAGATTCCTTCCCATCCCCGTTATCTTTCCATCATACGAAGTCTTGTTTATAATTTAGCCTTTGAAAACGGATTCACTACGAGCGATTCCGCGGATCTCAAACTCGCGGTCGGCGAATGCCTGCTAAACGTCATCAAACATTCCTACGGCGGTAAAAAAAATTTACCGATTTTCGTGGAAATCAACCTTTTCGACAATCGAATGGAAATTAGGATTCGCGATTTCGGAAGTCAGAAAAATCTTTCCGAAATCAGAGGATATGAACCCAATGATTATCGGGAGGAAGGAATCGGTCTTTATCTCGTGAAAAAACTCACGGATCATTTTTATCTCGATCAATCCCTGCCGGAAGGGAATAGGCTGATTCTCACGAAATTGAAATGA
- a CDS encoding LA_2478/LA_2722/LA_4182 family protein: MNQSRRFLGFLIFSSILFSILTCRKGPSVSREEVQKLSKDYFTRLCTKTAECASRYLETLPASEKPSENAAYSVDQCMEEQKDQNILPDEYEKVTDAQIAKVKVCMEDLLKVPCEEMEGGGIPSCQELFQSSKDE; encoded by the coding sequence ATGAACCAATCTCGTCGTTTTTTAGGATTTTTAATTTTTAGTTCGATCTTGTTTTCCATTCTCACTTGCAGAAAAGGCCCTTCCGTATCCAGGGAAGAGGTCCAAAAACTGAGTAAAGATTATTTCACGCGTCTCTGTACGAAGACCGCGGAGTGTGCAAGCCGTTATCTCGAAACCTTACCCGCATCCGAAAAACCTTCCGAAAACGCGGCGTATTCCGTGGATCAGTGTATGGAAGAACAAAAGGATCAAAACATTCTTCCAGACGAATACGAAAAGGTGACGGACGCTCAGATCGCCAAGGTCAAGGTTTGTATGGAAGATCTTCTGAAAGTTCCCTGCGAGGAAATGGAAGGCGGCGGTATTCCTTCCTGTCAGGAATTGTTCCAGTCTTCCAAAGACGAGTGA
- a CDS encoding citrate synthase/methylcitrate synthase, with translation MNTINVFEETKYSPGLEGIPAVKTRISKVDGRNGKLTVAGYPIEEFANRISFEETFFLLLQDKLPNSDEKAEMEQNLIKARRFSKTQIEILEAAVREGASIIECLRIGASAISLGDKFHSPEEESYAVVASFPLIVAWVHRLKQGLRPILPRTDLNQAANFLFMLGIDPDPKKEKALNAYWNTVADHGLNASTFTARVIVSTQSDLISAATGAVGALKGPLHGGAPGPALDMVFEIGKKENAEEYLRNKLERGERLMGFGHRIYKVRDPRADVLALASKNLYELPDLKEFYELAMVVEKTALRLLKEFKPDRVLHTNVEFYTALLLHGLQMPTELFTPVFAIGRTAGWMAHCLEQKKERILRPDAIYIGPEDRHWI, from the coding sequence ATGAACACGATCAACGTATTTGAGGAAACAAAATACAGCCCGGGTCTGGAAGGAATTCCGGCGGTCAAAACGAGAATCTCAAAAGTGGACGGTCGAAACGGAAAACTTACCGTCGCCGGTTATCCGATCGAAGAATTCGCAAACCGAATCAGCTTCGAGGAAACGTTCTTTCTACTTTTACAGGATAAACTTCCGAACTCGGATGAAAAAGCGGAGATGGAACAAAATCTAATCAAGGCTCGTCGTTTTTCAAAAACACAAATCGAAATCCTGGAAGCGGCGGTTCGAGAAGGAGCTTCCATCATAGAATGTCTTCGGATCGGGGCATCCGCTATTTCTCTCGGAGATAAATTTCATTCTCCCGAAGAAGAAAGTTATGCGGTCGTTGCAAGTTTTCCATTGATCGTTGCCTGGGTTCATAGACTCAAACAAGGTTTACGTCCGATTCTTCCCCGAACCGATCTCAATCAAGCGGCGAACTTTTTATTCATGCTCGGAATCGATCCGGATCCAAAAAAAGAAAAAGCGTTAAACGCTTACTGGAACACCGTAGCCGATCACGGACTCAACGCATCGACGTTCACCGCGAGAGTGATCGTATCCACACAATCCGATTTGATCTCCGCCGCAACGGGAGCCGTGGGCGCGCTCAAAGGCCCTTTACACGGAGGCGCACCCGGACCTGCATTGGATATGGTTTTTGAAATCGGAAAAAAAGAAAACGCGGAAGAATATCTAAGAAACAAACTCGAACGCGGTGAAAGACTGATGGGATTCGGACATAGAATCTACAAGGTTCGCGATCCAAGAGCCGATGTGTTGGCCTTAGCCTCAAAAAATCTATACGAACTTCCCGATCTGAAAGAATTTTACGAACTCGCAATGGTCGTCGAAAAAACGGCGCTTCGTTTATTAAAAGAATTCAAACCGGATCGTGTTCTGCATACGAACGTAGAATTTTATACGGCTTTGCTTCTTCACGGACTTCAAATGCCGACGGAACTTTTCACTCCCGTGTTTGCGATCGGCCGTACGGCGGGATGGATGGCTCATTGTTTGGAACAAAAAAAGGAAAGAATCCTAAGACCGGACGCGATCTACATCGGACCGGAGGACAGACACTGGATCTGA
- a CDS encoding citrate synthase family protein, translating into MESSSKKPFLSALEAARELSVEVETIYAYVSRGILHSEPGGGKDRSKRYRREEVERLLLQRDEKLHPGKTARAALTFGQPVLESSITLIEDERLYYRGKNILELAERSKFESVCDLLWESTSAFDSPWPSWNDACVKSYPHLYDRPLIDLSRILLGITEYEDAGSLLKTQEALQKTATRIVRLLTLFSSRSKRGRESIAETLWFAWKGYFNTKRNEKVLIDPKKNSNHTSEDKKAIRLIEACLILSADHELNVSSFTVRCVASSDASLYQAVIAGMAALSGSRHGLLTEKTIELLESASSKKKEAREILTDRLRRGERIPGFGHPFYKSGDPRGKKLMELCENFFPKNKEFLSAKNLVEEAILLLEDYPTVDTGLAVVCRTLKLPKGAGLALFAIGRSAGWIAHSMEQYGSDQLIRPRARYVGLPSERDSKSD; encoded by the coding sequence ATGGAATCCTCTTCAAAAAAACCGTTTTTATCCGCGTTGGAGGCCGCCCGAGAATTGAGCGTGGAGGTCGAAACGATCTATGCCTATGTCAGCCGAGGAATTCTTCATTCGGAACCCGGAGGCGGAAAGGACAGAAGCAAACGATACAGAAGAGAAGAAGTGGAAAGGCTTCTTCTGCAAAGAGACGAAAAATTACATCCGGGTAAAACCGCACGCGCGGCGTTGACCTTCGGACAACCCGTTCTTGAATCTTCGATCACTCTCATCGAAGACGAACGATTGTATTATAGAGGAAAGAATATTCTCGAATTGGCGGAACGTTCCAAGTTCGAATCGGTCTGCGATCTTCTCTGGGAATCCACGTCCGCGTTCGATTCTCCATGGCCGAGTTGGAACGACGCGTGTGTAAAATCCTATCCTCATCTATACGATCGTCCCCTGATCGATCTGAGTCGGATTCTTTTGGGAATCACGGAATACGAGGACGCGGGTTCTCTTTTAAAAACTCAAGAGGCTCTGCAAAAAACCGCAACGAGAATCGTTCGATTGTTGACCCTGTTTTCTTCCAGATCGAAACGCGGAAGAGAATCGATCGCGGAAACGTTATGGTTTGCTTGGAAAGGATATTTCAATACGAAAAGAAACGAAAAAGTTCTCATCGATCCTAAGAAAAATTCCAATCATACTTCCGAGGATAAAAAAGCGATTCGACTCATCGAAGCTTGTTTGATCCTTTCGGCGGACCACGAGTTGAACGTTTCGTCGTTCACGGTACGTTGTGTGGCATCGAGCGACGCGAGTTTGTATCAGGCGGTGATCGCGGGTATGGCGGCTCTTTCGGGAAGTAGACACGGGCTTCTCACCGAAAAGACGATTGAACTTTTGGAGAGCGCTTCTTCGAAAAAGAAAGAAGCTCGTGAAATTCTCACCGATCGTTTGAGAAGAGGGGAACGTATTCCGGGCTTTGGTCATCCGTTTTACAAAAGCGGGGACCCGAGAGGAAAAAAATTGATGGAGCTGTGCGAAAACTTTTTTCCAAAGAATAAGGAGTTTCTTTCCGCAAAAAATCTGGTGGAAGAGGCGATTCTTCTTTTGGAAGACTATCCGACCGTCGATACGGGTCTTGCGGTCGTTTGCAGAACTTTAAAATTGCCGAAAGGAGCGGGGCTTGCGTTATTCGCCATCGGTAGAAGCGCGGGATGGATCGCACATTCCATGGAACAATACGGTTCCGATCAATTGATACGTCCTAGGGCGCGTTATGTGGGGCTTCCGTCCGAACGCGATTCCAAGTCGGATTAA
- a CDS encoding FapA family protein, translating into MSDSLKNFTDSLLKDLEENENGFFKIENEDGLAYLSVFPAGKKGKAVDPKEILRRIELFQITEASPTVVKELVSKSDGLSHLIGKWPGKPESSRIEIEIPEDRMKAFLIFHPPKYGGRILNTEQIQESIHLRGIQFGIHKEVIDRISEEPEYGKKILIAEGAPPIPGKNGDIRILFIHPATPQLEEDEYGRVDFKNIQIIQSVAKDQKLAEKISPVPGKEGKNVMGEILPYDPGKEAEWKLGANVRLSTDGSTVHSLISGRPILDRQGTIRVDEVCHLENVDFSTGNVSFPGTIIVEGSIADGFTLETEGSIIVKKSVGKVFLKAGGDVVLSGGFMGRNGGLIESGADIYTRFVEQGRLISKNTIFIEEASMHSELVAGESVVIRGGRGELIGGSCVAGKSVICTKLGAIAETKTSVSVGIRPELLEDLEKLRAEVQKNQDILKKVELSLVKLNEDSQRRQLTTEEKESLPKLSAIKQKYSGILNNLLGQEQSMIMGFEPDKDSYVEVEQEIFPGVDIYPGKGKNFKVRLKEIPGPSFVFLGNDGNPQITKVRPKRLGLLQEDNG; encoded by the coding sequence ATGAGCGACTCTCTCAAGAATTTCACGGATTCCCTTTTAAAGGATCTGGAAGAAAACGAGAACGGATTCTTCAAAATCGAAAATGAAGACGGCCTCGCTTATCTTTCCGTTTTTCCCGCGGGCAAAAAAGGAAAGGCGGTCGATCCCAAAGAAATTCTAAGAAGAATCGAACTCTTTCAAATCACCGAAGCCTCTCCCACAGTCGTCAAAGAACTCGTTTCAAAATCGGACGGGCTCTCTCATCTCATCGGAAAGTGGCCGGGTAAACCCGAAAGTTCGAGAATCGAAATCGAAATTCCCGAAGATCGGATGAAAGCATTTCTGATCTTTCATCCTCCCAAATACGGAGGAAGAATTCTAAATACGGAACAGATTCAGGAATCGATTCATCTGAGAGGAATTCAATTCGGCATTCATAAGGAAGTTATAGATCGTATTTCGGAAGAGCCGGAGTACGGAAAAAAAATTCTCATCGCGGAAGGCGCTCCTCCGATTCCGGGTAAGAATGGCGACATTCGAATCTTATTCATTCATCCAGCGACTCCCCAACTCGAAGAAGACGAATACGGAAGAGTAGATTTTAAGAATATTCAAATTATTCAAAGTGTTGCGAAAGATCAAAAACTCGCCGAAAAAATTTCACCCGTACCCGGCAAGGAAGGAAAAAACGTAATGGGAGAAATTCTTCCCTACGATCCGGGCAAGGAAGCGGAATGGAAACTCGGAGCCAACGTTAGACTCTCTACGGACGGAAGTACGGTTCATTCTTTGATCAGCGGAAGACCGATTCTGGATCGTCAAGGAACGATCCGAGTCGACGAGGTTTGTCATCTCGAGAACGTGGATTTTTCCACGGGCAACGTTAGTTTTCCGGGAACCATCATCGTGGAAGGTTCGATCGCGGACGGTTTCACCTTGGAAACGGAAGGATCCATCATTGTAAAAAAATCCGTGGGAAAAGTTTTTCTCAAAGCGGGCGGCGACGTAGTTTTGTCCGGCGGTTTTATGGGAAGAAACGGAGGTCTCATCGAATCCGGCGCGGATATATACACAAGATTCGTCGAACAAGGAAGATTGATTTCCAAAAACACGATCTTTATCGAAGAAGCATCCATGCATTCCGAACTCGTCGCGGGCGAATCTGTGGTCATTCGCGGAGGAAGGGGAGAATTGATTGGAGGCAGTTGTGTCGCCGGCAAGTCCGTCATCTGCACCAAGTTAGGCGCCATCGCCGAAACAAAAACTTCGGTTTCGGTGGGAATCCGTCCCGAACTTTTGGAAGACTTGGAAAAACTCAGAGCCGAGGTCCAAAAGAATCAGGACATTCTTAAAAAGGTGGAACTCAGTCTCGTAAAACTGAACGAGGATTCCCAAAGAAGACAACTCACAACCGAAGAAAAAGAAAGCCTTCCCAAACTCTCCGCGATCAAACAGAAATATTCAGGAATTCTAAACAACCTTCTCGGTCAAGAACAGTCGATGATTATGGGATTCGAACCCGACAAAGATTCTTACGTGGAAGTGGAACAGGAGATTTTTCCCGGTGTGGATATCTATCCCGGAAAGGGAAAAAACTTCAAGGTTCGTTTGAAGGAAATCCCCGGACCTTCCTTCGTATTTTTAGGAAACGACGGTAATCCGCAGATCACAAAGGTTCGACCAAAACGTCTCGGACTTTTACAAGAAGACAACGGATAA
- a CDS encoding sulfite exporter TauE/SafE family protein: MQTELIFTTISVAFIHGITSSLHCLGMCGPFAGTLNLAGEDRKFRLNLFYNLGRFLSYSALGAIFGFIGSGLNLAGSLVSLHEFAAVVSGIFIVIFGLSLFQNASPERSGLYQKILNKFAGSLVTSLKQGKNLSGASLAFGMVTGLLPCAVLYPAFSLALATGNVGTGSLVMSSFFLGTFPALFLFGIGFRKLVLKLPSSSIRFGGIAVILIGISMIFFRMNHNHGDHEHSSNPEKIEWNSSQSGEHSHHH; the protein is encoded by the coding sequence ATGCAAACTGAACTGATATTCACGACGATTTCGGTCGCGTTCATCCACGGGATCACGAGTTCCCTGCATTGTCTCGGAATGTGCGGCCCCTTTGCGGGAACGCTCAACCTAGCGGGCGAGGATCGAAAATTCAGACTGAACCTTTTCTACAACCTAGGAAGATTCCTTTCCTATTCCGCGTTAGGCGCCATCTTCGGGTTTATCGGATCGGGTCTCAATCTCGCGGGAAGTCTTGTTTCTCTTCACGAGTTTGCCGCGGTCGTTTCCGGAATTTTTATCGTAATCTTCGGCTTAAGTCTTTTTCAAAACGCAAGCCCCGAACGATCCGGACTTTATCAAAAAATTCTTAACAAATTTGCGGGATCGCTCGTAACCTCCCTCAAACAAGGGAAAAATCTTTCCGGAGCATCTCTTGCATTCGGAATGGTCACCGGACTTTTGCCCTGCGCCGTATTGTATCCCGCGTTCAGTTTGGCGCTTGCGACCGGAAACGTTGGAACCGGTTCGCTCGTGATGTCTTCTTTCTTTTTGGGAACTTTTCCCGCGTTGTTTCTTTTCGGAATCGGGTTTAGAAAACTCGTTTTAAAACTTCCCTCGAGTTCGATCCGATTCGGGGGAATCGCGGTGATCCTGATCGGCATTTCGATGATCTTCTTTCGAATGAACCACAATCACGGAGATCACGAACATTCCTCGAATCCGGAAAAAATCGAATGGAATTCTTCCCAAAGCGGGGAACATTCTCACCATCACTGA
- the ccoS gene encoding cbb3-type cytochrome oxidase assembly protein CcoS, with amino-acid sequence MNALYLTIPMAMLIALGALVVFFWSLKSGQYEDIEGPKYRMLFDDDDEEKTPHVRGIQAKGDSHAN; translated from the coding sequence ATGAACGCTTTGTATCTAACGATTCCGATGGCGATGTTGATCGCACTCGGCGCACTTGTGGTATTTTTCTGGTCTTTGAAGTCCGGCCAATACGAGGATATCGAAGGACCGAAATACAGAATGTTGTTCGATGACGACGACGAGGAAAAAACTCCGCACGTTCGAGGCATTCAAGCCAAAGGAGATTCTCATGCAAACTGA
- a CDS encoding heavy metal translocating P-type ATPase, producing the protein METLTKIEARCYHCNTPIRSEKETIYGELKGNREAFCCSGCRSLATLLVENGLTRFYDLRGSETLEPVSGSKLEREDLETESVYEEYVIQKENGNYETSITIGKIHCSACVWLNEKVLSDQEGVLETRINFATGRMKLVYDKNRIDLNRIFAIIRQIGYEPSLYSPLKAENKVSLFSKDLFLRMALAGFSWGNIMLFSIGLYAGYFTGIEIEFKRLFHYVSWIFATPVYLYSGYPFYKGAIESVKRRILSMDTLLFSGVSLAYFYSVYVTLSDKGEVYFDSVCTIYFFILIGKFLESAIRLKAGRKIGELLSTLPEEYTILQNGTEVSLSPSKIRKEDSILLKSGNRVPVDGILESEIAYFDESFLTGESKPVTHKSGDTILSGSLCLSSNVLLTATTTAKESTLSRISSLIETSLQAKPGIQRTTDKFSTYFIQAVLLIALSTFCIYGFYYGDWEKAVLNTISVLIVACPCALGLAVPAAYVVSNLLHGSKGILVKNPDSLEILSRADRIYFDKTGTLTHGKLSIQEEWFLNPEDRFKLYSILISMESKSTHPLAISLKKEIERRMDSSGEQATPIVWKELKEIPGNGIEATALDETTTYRIGNRNFVTKGQNPQDGKIHLGKEGRILASFSLEDTVRPEAESTIQKLKTAIRFLGILSGDSKSNVENLAHKIDIQHSLYELKPEEKLRVIQKAQSHGETVVMVGDGINDSACLAAANLGVSMGIASDLSIDKSDLVLLSNRLDSLVSAVQISKKTRRIIFQNILISLTYNSVMLPLAAFGFMLPVICAGFMTLSSLSVVLNSISLQWRTKL; encoded by the coding sequence ATGGAAACTTTGACGAAAATCGAGGCTCGTTGTTATCACTGCAACACCCCCATTCGCTCCGAAAAGGAAACGATCTACGGAGAATTGAAGGGAAATCGGGAGGCGTTTTGTTGTTCCGGTTGCAGATCGCTCGCAACCTTGCTCGTGGAAAACGGTCTGACTCGTTTTTACGATCTAAGAGGCTCCGAAACCTTGGAGCCGGTGTCCGGAAGCAAACTCGAAAGAGAGGATCTCGAAACGGAATCCGTCTATGAGGAATATGTAATCCAAAAAGAAAATGGAAATTACGAAACCTCGATCACCATCGGCAAAATTCATTGTTCCGCCTGTGTATGGTTAAACGAAAAGGTTCTTTCCGACCAGGAAGGGGTTCTGGAAACGAGAATCAACTTCGCGACGGGAAGAATGAAACTCGTCTATGACAAAAATCGAATCGATCTGAATCGGATCTTTGCGATCATCCGTCAAATCGGTTACGAACCTTCTCTATATTCTCCTTTAAAAGCGGAAAACAAGGTCAGTCTTTTTTCCAAAGACCTTTTTTTGAGAATGGCCCTCGCGGGTTTTTCTTGGGGAAACATCATGCTTTTCAGCATCGGTTTGTATGCGGGATACTTCACGGGAATCGAAATCGAATTCAAACGTTTGTTTCATTACGTTTCTTGGATATTCGCTACGCCGGTCTATCTCTATTCGGGGTATCCGTTTTACAAAGGAGCGATCGAGTCCGTCAAAAGAAGAATCTTGTCGATGGACACTCTTCTTTTTTCGGGAGTATCCCTCGCCTACTTCTACAGCGTCTACGTAACGTTAAGCGACAAGGGAGAAGTTTACTTCGACTCGGTCTGTACGATTTACTTTTTCATTCTGATCGGAAAATTTTTAGAATCCGCGATCCGCTTGAAAGCCGGAAGAAAGATCGGAGAACTTTTATCCACTCTTCCCGAAGAATATACGATCCTCCAAAACGGAACGGAAGTTTCTTTGTCTCCGAGTAAAATTAGAAAAGAAGATTCCATTCTTTTAAAAAGCGGAAACAGGGTTCCCGTAGACGGAATCTTAGAATCGGAAATTGCGTATTTCGATGAATCCTTTCTCACGGGAGAATCCAAACCGGTCACACACAAATCCGGAGATACGATCTTATCCGGTTCTCTTTGTTTGAGTTCGAACGTCCTCCTCACGGCGACCACAACCGCAAAAGAAAGTACGTTGTCGCGGATTTCCTCATTGATCGAAACGTCCTTACAAGCGAAACCGGGAATCCAAAGAACCACGGACAAATTCTCCACGTATTTTATACAAGCGGTTCTTCTCATTGCACTTTCCACTTTTTGTATATACGGTTTTTATTATGGTGATTGGGAAAAGGCAGTTCTCAATACGATCAGCGTGTTGATCGTTGCCTGCCCTTGCGCGCTCGGGCTTGCCGTTCCCGCCGCGTATGTGGTCAGCAATCTCCTCCACGGTTCCAAAGGAATTCTTGTCAAGAACCCGGATTCTCTGGAAATCCTGAGCCGTGCGGATCGTATCTATTTCGACAAAACCGGAACCTTGACCCATGGAAAATTATCGATCCAAGAAGAATGGTTCTTAAACCCGGAAGACAGATTCAAACTCTATTCGATTTTGATTTCTATGGAATCGAAATCAACACATCCGCTCGCGATCAGCCTTAAAAAAGAAATCGAAAGAAGAATGGATTCCTCGGGAGAACAAGCGACTCCGATCGTCTGGAAAGAATTGAAGGAAATCCCCGGAAACGGAATCGAGGCGACCGCGTTAGACGAAACAACAACGTATCGAATCGGAAACCGAAATTTCGTCACAAAAGGACAAAATCCCCAGGATGGAAAGATCCATCTTGGAAAAGAAGGACGGATTCTCGCGAGTTTTTCACTGGAAGATACGGTTCGACCCGAAGCCGAATCCACGATCCAAAAACTCAAAACGGCGATCCGATTTTTAGGAATTCTTTCCGGAGATTCCAAATCCAACGTGGAAAATCTCGCGCATAAAATAGACATTCAACATTCTTTATATGAATTGAAACCCGAAGAAAAGCTGAGAGTGATCCAAAAGGCGCAATCCCATGGCGAAACCGTCGTGATGGTCGGGGACGGGATCAACGATTCCGCTTGTTTGGCCGCCGCCAACCTGGGAGTTTCCATGGGAATCGCATCCGATCTCTCCATAGACAAATCGGATCTCGTATTACTTTCCAATCGTCTGGATTCTCTCGTATCGGCGGTGCAGATCTCCAAAAAAACGAGAAGGATCATATTTCAGAACATTCTAATATCCTTAACTTACAATTCCGTAATGCTCCCCTTGGCCGCGTTCGGATTTATGCTTCCGGTGATCTGCGCCGGGTTTATGACCTTGAGTTCGCTTTCCGTCGTCCTAAATTCCATCTCTTTACAATGGAGAACCAAACTATGA
- a CDS encoding FixH family protein: MALHKSMKLAFAWIWIAFIALIAATVVTIRYANTGYTGPIEKEYYEKGLNYEKSILEQRKMLAEGYSYESILFSPNDGLKIGKNPILIRFQKSGVPVSNAKLIVQIERSATDQYNQTVTLVEDPKNRGTYSGLLEFPESGRWILSLKGETSGRILEKTQDLNIQ; the protein is encoded by the coding sequence ATGGCGCTACACAAAAGTATGAAACTCGCGTTCGCTTGGATTTGGATCGCGTTTATAGCTCTGATCGCGGCGACCGTCGTCACGATCCGATACGCGAACACCGGTTATACGGGACCGATCGAAAAAGAATATTACGAAAAAGGATTGAACTACGAAAAGTCGATTCTCGAACAAAGAAAAATGCTCGCGGAAGGATATTCTTACGAAAGTATTTTGTTCTCGCCAAACGACGGTTTAAAGATAGGAAAAAATCCGATTCTCATCCGGTTTCAGAAATCTGGAGTTCCGGTTTCGAACGCAAAACTGATCGTTCAAATCGAAAGATCCGCGACGGATCAATACAATCAAACCGTAACATTGGTAGAAGACCCGAAGAACCGGGGAACATACTCGGGGCTTCTTGAATTTCCGGAAAGCGGACGTTGGATTCTCAGTTTGAAAGGGGAAACGTCCGGAAGAATTCTCGAAAAAACACAGGATTTGAATATTCAATAA